AAGGAACTTCACCCGGTTTTTCAGCCTGGGTCGGCGCCGATTACCCGACCGGCTTTTTCGGTATGTTGTTAAGCGCCAACGTCAATTATCTTTATTTGAACTTCAGTGACGTTCATTCGTATAATGATTTTGATGAAGAGTTATACTTATCGTATACTTCCAACCCTGAGGACCGCGTCGAGCTCGATTTTTCCGGTTTGCGCGGCAAAATCGAATTCAAGAAATATTTCAAGTGGTAATTTGGGGTTGACACTGGAGTGATTTGGCATATTATTCTGGCTTAAAAGTCAGATCATTATACCGTAAAGGAGATGTCTTGAAGAAGTTTATTGCACTATCGCTGACATTGGGTTTGATAATCTTTCTGATGATATTGGCGACATCGGGATATGCCGCAAAATTACCGGCTGAAAAAGCCGGGAAGATCGGCGTTCCGCTTGGCAGGATAGCTTACGTGAGCAACGGTGACCTCTGGGTGATGAATTGGGACGGCAGTAATCAATTCAAAGTCGTCACCGCGGAAAATATCAACGGACGACCCTCATGGGCTCCTGACGGCAAGAGAATCGCCTTCACCCGACAGGGCAAAGTCGATTTGCGGGGACCGGATGGCCTGGGCGGTACGCACCGGGTATATGATGTTTTCATAGCTTATCTGGATTCCGCCAGGGCGCAGAATACCAACTTCTGGTACCGTGTAACCACCGAAATGGGCGCGCGGCACCCGGAATGGAATAGTGATGGCAGCATGATTGTATTCACCCAGGATATCAGTGCCAATAGGGTCAATGCCGAACTGCCGAATTACCAGCTGGCGTGGACCGACACCATCGGAAATAAATTAAATATATATAGAAAAGATTATAATCAGGCCGAGATAGGCGTGACCATGCCCTCGCTCGGACCCAATGATCAGATAGTTGCAGTATTATATAATGGCGTCAATCAGCTGGGATTGACGGTCATGCCCGTCAATAAGGCCTCCCTTTCACCGAAAGAATTAGGAACCAGTATCCAGCTCATGAAGGGAGCCACCGCACCGGCCTGGTCTCCGGATGGAAAATGGATTGCCTATGTCGAAACCGATATTACAACCCAGGGAATCTATATTACGACGCCCGACTTCAAGGAAAAATATGAGGTATTCAGACCGACCGTCGGCAAAAACCTTCAGACGCATCCGCTGTCCTGGTCGCCCGATTCAAATTGGATTACCTTTGCCACCACCGATGGCATCATTTGGGCGATTGACATTACCGGAAACAACCTTAAGCAACTCAGCGGACCGGGTATGAACTCGGCCCCGGCCTGGTCGAAAAATAAATAACATAGATCTTCTGATAAAAAAAACCCGCCACAAGGCGGGTTTTTTAATGTCGGCATTTTTCGTTGAGTTACCATTGTTCCAACAGCGCGACCAGCAGCCTGAGGCCGGTGCCCGATGCCCCGACCGGGATGTAAGGCTTTCCGGTCAACTCATCATCAACCGAGGCTACATCTATATGCGCCCAGGGCCAATCGCCTGTAAAGCTCTCCAGAAAGGCGCCGGCAGTCATGGTCGCCGCCGGCTTCCCGCCCGAATTTTTCAAATCGGCAATCGGCGATTTCATCCGATCACGGAAATCATCCCAGATCGGCATTTCCCAAACTCTCTCGGCGGTTGCCTCGGATGCCTTTTTAAGGGCCGCCATCAATTGGGTATCATTTCCCATAATGGGGGCGCCGCTGTATCCAAGCACATACAGGGCTCCTCCGGTCAGCGTGGCAATATCAATCACAGCCTGCGGCTTGAACTTATTGGCATAATCAAGGGCATCAGCGAGGATTAACCGGCCCTCGGCATCGGTGCTGATAATTTCAATCGTCTTGCCCTTGCGCGAGGTAATAATATCACCCGGCTTTAAGGCTCTTGAAGACGGCATATTTTCAGCAAGCGGTATTAATCCGACCACATTGAGGGGCAGACCAAGGCGGGCAATGGTTACCATCGTGCCAAGAATTATGGCTCCGCCCTGCATATCACCCTTCATTTTATGCATATCCTGAACCGGTTTCAGCGATATGCCGCCGGAATCAAAGGTCACACCTTTGCCGATAATTACAATCGGCTTCTGCGACGCTTTGCCGCCTTTATATTCCATTATGACAAACCTCGGCGGTTCGGCCGACCCCTGGGCCACTGCCAGCAGGGCGCCCATCTTTTCCGTTTTTATTTGCTTCTCATTAAGAACGGTAATTTTGATTTTATGCCGCCCGGCCTGAGTGCGGGCCTCGGATGCAAACTTCTCCGGGGGGAGGCTGTTGCCCGGCATGGAAGCCAGACGCCGCGCCAGGATAACTCCCTCGGCGATTATTTGCCCGGCGGTAACAGCCTTCTTGAATAGTTTAACCTGATTTTGATCAGTGCCGTGGAAGAAAATGGTTTCAAGCTTATCATCCCCATCATCATTTCCGGTTTTATAATCATTGATTTCAAATCGTCCCAGGAGAAATCCTTCCACCACCGCCGTCGCAATTTTCCCATCTTCCCCGTCGCCAAAATAAAAGGCCACTGATTTCGCTTTTTTCACAGCCGGAATCCGCGACAGCGTCCCGGCCGCCTGACGATAACTGTCATGATTGACCTTGTCCTTTTTACCCAAGCCGGCCAGAACGACTCTCTCGGCCTTAATTCCGGGGACAGCATGAAGCACAATTGTCTGATTAAGTTTCCCTTCGAATTCACCGGAATCAAAAATATTTTTTAGGCCGTTTTTCAGCTTTTCGTTGATAATTCTCAGCAGCTTGTCTTCGGCGAAACCGTCCTGGTGGCAGAATTTGACCAGAACATTCCCCTTCGCCGCTACAAAGTCGGATACGGAAAAAGAGATTTTCATCGATACTCCTTAATATCACTGAAACTTGTGATTTTTAATTAATCATATATACGAGAATAAGCTCATTTCGGACGAAAGACAATAGATTTATATGGAATATTGTGGGAAATGTA
This sequence is a window from candidate division Zixibacteria bacterium HGW-Zixibacteria-1. Protein-coding genes within it:
- a CDS encoding leucyl aminopeptidase, whose translation is MKISFSVSDFVAAKGNVLVKFCHQDGFAEDKLLRIINEKLKNGLKNIFDSGEFEGKLNQTIVLHAVPGIKAERVVLAGLGKKDKVNHDSYRQAAGTLSRIPAVKKAKSVAFYFGDGEDGKIATAVVEGFLLGRFEINDYKTGNDDGDDKLETIFFHGTDQNQVKLFKKAVTAGQIIAEGVILARRLASMPGNSLPPEKFASEARTQAGRHKIKITVLNEKQIKTEKMGALLAVAQGSAEPPRFVIMEYKGGKASQKPIVIIGKGVTFDSGGISLKPVQDMHKMKGDMQGGAIILGTMVTIARLGLPLNVVGLIPLAENMPSSRALKPGDIITSRKGKTIEIISTDAEGRLILADALDYANKFKPQAVIDIATLTGGALYVLGYSGAPIMGNDTQLMAALKKASEATAERVWEMPIWDDFRDRMKSPIADLKNSGGKPAATMTAGAFLESFTGDWPWAHIDVASVDDELTGKPYIPVGASGTGLRLLVALLEQW